GCACAACCTGACAAATGGCTTTGATGATATTGATTATCTGCAAGCCATGAAAAATGAAATTCAATTGTTCGCTGCCAAGAGCATGTACTAAAAAAAACAGCCAATAATTATTATGTCAGTTGCCCAGCGTTATGTTGAAATAATGGATACCACGCTCCGCGATGGTGAGCAAACCAGTGGTGTTTCTTTTTCACCATCGGAGAAGTTAACCATTGCCCGGCTTTTATTAACCGAAGTAAAAGTAGACAGGATCGAAATTGCCTCTGCCCGTGTGTCTGAAGGTGAATTTACTGCGGTAAAAGCAATTACCAAATGGGCGAAGGCGAATGGTTTATTGAACAAGGTGGAAGTGCTGACATTTGTTGATGGAGCGGTTTCCGTAGAATGGATGGTGCGGGCAGGTGCTAAAGTAATGAACCTGCTGACAAAAGGTTCCCTGAACCATTTAACACATCAGTTAAAGAAAAAACCGGAAGAACATTTTGCAGATGTAGCAGCTGTTATTGCACTGGCAAAGAAAAAAGGGCTTGCATGTAATGTGTACCTGGAAGACTGGAGCAATGGCATGCGGCATTCAAAAGCATATGTTTTTCAATACCTGGATTTTTTGCAACGTCAGCCGGTAAAAAGGATCATGTTGCCGGATACTTTAGGTGTACTGACACCATCGGAAGTAAGCGTATTCATAACAGAAATTGTACAGCGATATCCCAAGCTCCATTTCGATTTTCATGCACACAATGATTACGACCTGGGCACCGCCAATGTATTGGAAGGTGTAAAAGCCGGTGCGCACGGTATTCACCTCACCATTAATGGTATGGGTGAAAGAGCGGGCAACGCCCCGTTGGCCAGTGCCATCGCTGTATTGAATGATTTCATGCCTTCCATAAAAACAGCCGTAGCTGAAGAGTCGTTATACAGTGCAAGTAAGCTGGTAGAAACATTTTCGGGTTTCCGTATCCCGGCCAACAAACCGGTAGTGGGAGAAAATGTATTTACACAAACAGCCGGTATTCACGCGGATGGCGATAAAAAGAATAAACTATATTTCAGTGACCTGATGCCGGAACGTTTTGGCCGGCAACGCATGTATGCCCTGGGCAAAACAAGCGGAAAGGCCAACATCGAAAATAATTTACAGCAACTCGGTATACAACTGTCTGAACCGGATCTGAAAAAAGTAACACAGCGTATCATTGAACTGGGCGATAAGAAAGAAGTGCTTACACAGGCCGATCTTCCTTACATCATTTCTGATATACTGGATAGCAGCAGGATCGAGGAAAAGGTATGCATAGAAAACTATGTACTCACCCATTCCAAAAACCTTAACCCGTCTGTAACCCTGAGAATCCTTATCGATGGCGAACTCTTTGAAGAACACTCACAGGGCGACGGGCAATACGATGCATTTATGAATGCATTGAAAAAAGTGTACAAAAAGAAAAAACAGGAATTGCCCGCATTAACAGACTACACCGTACACATACCGCCAGGTGGTAAAAGTGATGCGTTATGCGAAACAATCATTACCTGGAGCTTTAACAATAAAGAATTCAAAACGAGGGGGCTCGACAGCGATCAAACGGTATCTGCGATCAAGGCAACACAAAAAATGTTGAACTTAATATAAGCCCGGCGTACAAAATATTTTATTATCTCAATAAACAACCGAATGGCAACCAAACATATTTTAATTGTTCCAGGCGATGGAATTGGACAGGAAGTAACAGCAGTTGGTAAAAAAGTGTTAGATAAAATAGCTGCAAAGTTCGGGCATACATTTACCTATGATGAAGCATTGATCGGGCATGTGGCGATTGAAGCAACCGGTAATCCTTTGCCGGATGAAACACTCGAAAAAATGCGTAATTCAGATGCGGTATTGTTTGGTGCTGTAGGCCATCCGAAATATGATAACGACCCCTCTGCCAAAGTAAGACCGGAACAAGGCTTACTGAAGATGCGCAAAGAACTGGGTCTGTACGCCAATCTGCGTCCCATCAAATTGTTTGACGAATTGCTCAATGCTTCCAGTATCAAACCGGAAATATTAAAGGGCGCTGATATTTTATTCTTCCGTGAACTGACAGGTGATATTTACTTTGGTGAAAAAGGAAGAAAAAATAATGGCGATACTGCCTATGATGTTGCTGAGTACAGCCGCTACGAGGTAGAACGTATTGCCAGGAAAGCCTTTGATGCGGCAAGAACCCGGAGAAAGAAATTATGCTCTGTAGATAAAGCCAATGTTATTGAAACTTCCAGGCTGTGGAGAGAAGTGGTACAGAAAGTAGCACTGGAATATCCTGACGTGGAAGTGGAACACCAGTTTGTAGATGCTACGGCTA
The Chitinophaga sp. MM2321 DNA segment above includes these coding regions:
- a CDS encoding alpha-isopropylmalate synthase regulatory domain-containing protein, with product MSVAQRYVEIMDTTLRDGEQTSGVSFSPSEKLTIARLLLTEVKVDRIEIASARVSEGEFTAVKAITKWAKANGLLNKVEVLTFVDGAVSVEWMVRAGAKVMNLLTKGSLNHLTHQLKKKPEEHFADVAAVIALAKKKGLACNVYLEDWSNGMRHSKAYVFQYLDFLQRQPVKRIMLPDTLGVLTPSEVSVFITEIVQRYPKLHFDFHAHNDYDLGTANVLEGVKAGAHGIHLTINGMGERAGNAPLASAIAVLNDFMPSIKTAVAEESLYSASKLVETFSGFRIPANKPVVGENVFTQTAGIHADGDKKNKLYFSDLMPERFGRQRMYALGKTSGKANIENNLQQLGIQLSEPDLKKVTQRIIELGDKKEVLTQADLPYIISDILDSSRIEEKVCIENYVLTHSKNLNPSVTLRILIDGELFEEHSQGDGQYDAFMNALKKVYKKKKQELPALTDYTVHIPPGGKSDALCETIITWSFNNKEFKTRGLDSDQTVSAIKATQKMLNLI
- the leuB gene encoding 3-isopropylmalate dehydrogenase, which translates into the protein MATKHILIVPGDGIGQEVTAVGKKVLDKIAAKFGHTFTYDEALIGHVAIEATGNPLPDETLEKMRNSDAVLFGAVGHPKYDNDPSAKVRPEQGLLKMRKELGLYANLRPIKLFDELLNASSIKPEILKGADILFFRELTGDIYFGEKGRKNNGDTAYDVAEYSRYEVERIARKAFDAARTRRKKLCSVDKANVIETSRLWREVVQKVALEYPDVEVEHQFVDATAMMLIKDPRRFDVVVTANLFGDILTDEASQIAGSMGMLASASIGDGTGVYEPIHGSAHDITGKGVANPLASILSAALLLDISFGMKAESDAVINAVDSVLKAGFRTGDIADAQTPQDKILGTAAIGEEVLKFI